From a region of the Zingiber officinale cultivar Zhangliang chromosome 10B, Zo_v1.1, whole genome shotgun sequence genome:
- the LOC122029869 gene encoding AT-hook motif nuclear-localized protein 27-like, producing the protein MAGMGSEAGGGSSGYLKHLLGPQDQLEESKASPEENAILSAEGGGDQGEQPSSSVAAGGGPIRRPRGRPPGSKNKPKPPIVVTRDSPNALHSHMLEVAAGADVVECIGEYSRRRGRGVSVLSGCGAVDNVSLRQPGSGSMAATLRGRFEILSLTGTVLPPPAPPGAGGLTVFLAGGQGQVVGGNVVGPLVAAGPVVLMASWFANAVYERLPLESEEETAAAIAAAERHPPGASQPSGVGVPFRNLAGNIRSYQLPSDTFGWSATAADHLRPPPF; encoded by the coding sequence ATGGCCGGAATGGGTTCTGAAGCAGGCGGAGGATCTTCCGGGTACCTTAAGCACCTCCTCGGCCCGCAGGATCAGCTGGAGGAATCTAAGGCTTCCCCGGAAGAGAACGCGATTCTTTCGGCGGAGGGCGGCGGCGATCAGGGAGAGCAGCCTTCTAGCTCTGTCGCTGCCGGTGGCGGCCCAATCCGCCGCCCTCGCGGTCGGCCGCCCGGCTCCAAGAACAAGCCGAAGCCGCCGATCGTGGTGACGCGCGACAGCCCCAACGCGCTGCACTCGCACATGCTCGAAGTCGCGGCCGGCGCCGACGTCGTCGAGTGCATCGGCGAGTACAGCCGCCGCCGCGGTCGCGGCGTCTCTGTTCTCAGCGGCTGCGGCGCCGTGGACAACGTCTCTCTTCGCCAGCCCGGCTCGGGGAGCATGGCGGCGACGCTGAGGGGGCGGTTCGAGATCCTCTCCCTGACAGGGACCGTGCTCCCGCCTCCGGCGCCCCCGGGCGCCGGCGGCCTGACTGTCTTCCTTGCAGGCGGCCAGGGGCAGGTGGTCGGCGGGAACGTGGTGGGCCCACTCGTGGCGGCGGGGCCGGTGGTGCTGATGGCCTCGTGGTTCGCAAACGCCGTGTACGAGCGGCTGCCGCTGGAGAGCGAGGAGGAGACGGCGGCGGCTATTGCGGCCGCCGAGAGGCATCCGCCGGGCGCGTCGCAACCCTCCGGTGTCGGCGTTCCTTTCCGCAATTTGGCCGGTAACATTCGAAGCTACCAGCTACCCAGCGACACTTTTGGTTGGAGTGCAACCGCTGCCGATCATCTCCGCCCTCCTCCCTTCTAA